A genomic window from Streptomyces sp. MST-110588 includes:
- a CDS encoding FAD binding domain-containing protein, with the protein MDLHTVEEVSQLGQQGRWRAGDAYLAGGTYLFAEPRPRLRRLVDLGHTGWQPLRRTPAGLEIAATCTVAELVREITDTPLVAQCCRAFSSSPAVWRTATVGGNLCAALPIAPMISLTATLDAVCLLYVPQDGTERTMPVTRLVTGARRTALREGELLRSVTLPGRSLAGRTAFRRASLYRLGASAALVTGLLDAWDGAVSLTVTASTVRPVRLCFGPRPDGIEVRAALERAVAPGEWCHDVYGEAAWRRHLTFRFAEEIRCELATEAGAAGEDEAEGAGKG; encoded by the coding sequence GTGGATCTGCACACCGTGGAAGAGGTGAGCCAGCTGGGGCAGCAGGGCCGGTGGCGGGCCGGTGACGCGTACCTGGCGGGTGGTACGTACCTCTTCGCCGAGCCACGCCCCCGACTGCGCCGGCTGGTGGACCTCGGCCACACCGGGTGGCAGCCGCTGCGGCGGACCCCGGCGGGGCTGGAGATCGCCGCGACCTGCACGGTGGCCGAACTCGTACGGGAGATCACCGACACGCCGCTGGTGGCGCAGTGCTGCCGCGCCTTCTCCTCGTCGCCGGCGGTGTGGCGGACGGCCACCGTCGGCGGCAACCTGTGCGCCGCGCTGCCGATCGCCCCCATGATCTCGCTCACCGCCACCTTGGACGCCGTATGCCTGCTGTACGTCCCCCAGGACGGTACCGAGCGCACCATGCCGGTGACCCGTCTGGTGACCGGCGCGCGGCGCACGGCTCTGCGGGAAGGGGAACTCCTGCGCTCGGTCACCCTGCCCGGCCGCTCGCTGGCCGGGCGCACGGCTTTCCGGCGGGCTTCGCTGTACCGGCTGGGCGCCTCGGCCGCGCTGGTCACCGGCCTGCTGGACGCGTGGGACGGGGCCGTGTCGCTGACCGTGACCGCTTCGACGGTGCGCCCCGTACGCCTGTGTTTCGGTCCGCGGCCTGACGGCATCGAGGTACGGGCGGCGCTCGAACGGGCGGTGGCGCCGGGGGAGTGGTGCCATGACGTGTACGGGGAAGCGGCGTGGCGGCGGCACTTGACGTTCCGTTTCGCCGAGGAGATCCGGTGTGAGCTGGCCACAGAGGCAGGGGCGGCAGGGGAGGATGAGGCGGAAGGGGCGGGAAAGGGGTGA
- a CDS encoding dihydrofolate reductase family protein — protein sequence MRVVISEFMSLDGIVQAPGGPDEDTDGGFAHGGWSHPFFDPEVVGGAFSDALTKAEALLFGRRTWQTMAGAWPERGGEPFADRMNSIQKYVVSDTLDDDKLTWNNTTRIPGDDAIARVRELRRADGGDLLIMGSPTLVRALVAEDLVDELRLMIMPVLLGGGKTIFPADGRLRTLELVSSVTSDTGAHVCTYRRVAER from the coding sequence ATGCGCGTAGTGATCAGTGAGTTCATGAGCCTGGACGGGATCGTGCAGGCCCCGGGCGGACCCGATGAGGACACCGACGGGGGCTTCGCCCACGGTGGCTGGTCGCACCCGTTCTTCGATCCTGAGGTGGTGGGCGGCGCCTTCTCCGACGCGCTGACCAAGGCCGAGGCGCTGCTGTTCGGGCGCCGTACGTGGCAGACGATGGCCGGGGCATGGCCGGAGCGAGGTGGCGAGCCGTTCGCCGACCGGATGAACTCCATTCAGAAGTACGTGGTGTCCGATACGCTCGACGATGACAAGCTGACCTGGAACAACACCACACGTATCCCCGGTGACGACGCCATCGCCCGTGTCCGGGAGCTGCGCCGGGCCGATGGCGGCGATCTGCTGATCATGGGGAGTCCCACGCTCGTACGCGCCCTTGTGGCCGAGGATCTGGTCGACGAACTCCGGCTCATGATCATGCCGGTGCTCCTCGGCGGCGGCAAGACGATCTTCCCGGCCGACGGCAGGCTCCGCACGCTGGAGCTGGTCTCCTCGGTCACCAGTGACACGGGGGCGCACGTCTGTACCTACCGGCGGGTTGCCGAGCGGTAG